In Allomuricauda ruestringensis DSM 13258, the following proteins share a genomic window:
- a CDS encoding TolB family protein, protein MKSFYVLQEYTFDSTHRLFQKYFLFFLGALCSFSLYSQQQDSLAIIKLLENEGLTWRMGDKEAHAKYWEKRPYSRFMASTADGRTMDIPIKTIINPPSNMIGNGGFAFHSNHKMKIDGNTAWVTHDEVSVDTYGKESLSTEFRFLEKFDTHWKLVAQSIHLYDHPPENKIDTTSYIQTVDIKTGSIETVLTINEHFEAPNWHPDNYLIVNSKGKLYTLDLDTKDLEVLNTDFADQCNNDHGISADGKWLAISHNDVTDPSPKPYKSAIYVMPVEGGKPRKVTSKVPSYWHGWSPNGKRLAYCAERNGNYDVYTISVNGGKEKRLTTAEGLDDGPEYSPDGKYIYYNSYKSGHMQIWRMLANGRKQEQLTFDKNSNWFPHPSPDGKWIVYIAYTSDQKQDHLFGKQVKLRLMNVETKTIKDITPVFFGGQGTINVPSWSPDSKKLAFVSYSVN, encoded by the coding sequence ATGAAGTCATTTTATGTACTTCAGGAGTATACTTTTGACAGCACACATCGGTTGTTTCAAAAATATTTCCTGTTCTTTCTGGGCGCACTATGCAGTTTCTCCCTGTATTCCCAGCAGCAAGATTCACTTGCTATCATCAAACTTTTGGAAAATGAAGGGCTTACTTGGCGGATGGGCGACAAAGAAGCTCATGCGAAATACTGGGAAAAACGGCCTTATAGTCGTTTTATGGCATCTACCGCAGATGGACGCACTATGGATATCCCGATAAAAACCATTATAAACCCACCATCCAATATGATCGGGAATGGGGGTTTTGCCTTCCACAGCAACCATAAAATGAAAATTGATGGCAATACTGCTTGGGTAACACATGATGAAGTTTCTGTGGATACTTATGGCAAAGAAAGTCTATCTACTGAATTTCGTTTTTTGGAAAAGTTTGATACCCATTGGAAACTGGTAGCACAATCCATCCATTTATACGATCATCCACCGGAAAATAAAATTGATACTACCAGCTACATCCAAACCGTGGATATAAAAACTGGAAGTATAGAAACCGTGTTGACCATCAACGAACATTTTGAGGCTCCAAACTGGCATCCTGATAATTATTTGATCGTAAACAGTAAGGGGAAACTGTACACTTTGGACTTAGATACCAAAGATTTGGAGGTGTTGAATACCGATTTTGCAGACCAATGCAACAACGACCATGGGATTTCTGCGGACGGCAAATGGTTGGCCATTAGCCATAACGATGTGACAGACCCGTCGCCCAAACCTTATAAATCCGCTATCTATGTGATGCCTGTTGAAGGTGGAAAACCGAGAAAAGTAACTTCTAAAGTACCATCCTACTGGCACGGTTGGTCCCCCAACGGAAAACGATTGGCCTATTGTGCCGAGCGAAACGGTAATTACGATGTGTATACCATCAGTGTAAATGGCGGAAAAGAAAAAAGGTTGACCACGGCTGAAGGGTTGGACGATGGTCCTGAATATTCACCCGATGGAAAATATATTTATTACAACTCCTATAAATCTGGACACATGCAAATCTGGCGGATGCTTGCCAACGGAAGAAAACAAGAGCAGTTGACCTTTGATAAGAATTCCAATTGGTTTCCACATCCATCGCCCGATGGAAAATGGATCGTGTATATCGCCTACACTTCCGACCAAAAACAAGACCATTTGTTCGGCAAACAAGTAAAACTTAGGCTCATGAACGTTGAGACGAAGACCATAAAAGATATTACACCTGTTTTCTTTGGTGGCCAAGGTACCATCAATGTGCCTTCTTGGAGTCCAGACAGTAAAAAATTGGCCTTTGTAAGTTATTCAGTGAACTAA
- a CDS encoding ArsR/SmtB family transcription factor: protein MNLKQVEKISKALSDVNRLKILQAIQCCDDKLECSTITASLNLSQPSVSHHIKKLVDAELIEPQKEGRFYFYSLNKSVMENYLRALKKL, encoded by the coding sequence TTGAACCTTAAACAAGTAGAAAAAATATCTAAGGCTTTGAGCGATGTTAATCGTTTAAAGATTCTTCAAGCAATCCAATGCTGTGATGACAAACTTGAATGTAGCACGATTACTGCATCACTAAATCTATCACAGCCATCGGTAAGCCATCATATAAAAAAATTGGTCGATGCTGAATTGATCGAACCTCAAAAAGAGGGACGGTTCTATTTTTATTCACTCAACAAAAGTGTGATGGAAAACTACTTGAGAGCCCTCAAAAAACTTTAG
- a CDS encoding LLM class flavin-dependent oxidoreductase, protein MNSKKIAYSILELAVLPKGSSINQVYKNTVALAQKAEALGYERMWFAEHHNMPAITSSAPEILIGHVAQHTSTLRVGSGGVMLPNHSPFVVAEKFGTLGNLFPNRIDLGLGRAPGTDQQTAHAINPGFIEATHSFPSDIEKIQNYFSTDNKTSKVRVTLAEGVDVPIYILGSSTSSARLAAQKGLPYAFASHFATAQLFNALEIYREQFQPSEALQEPYVIAGINVIIADTDEEAERLYTSALRMVINILSGTQSEFIEPPTEMSTSLQEVRQHPAIMQMTRYSFVGSKETVKKQVQSFIDETQVDEVIVSSIMYNAEDRLKSAELFAEIMMEINKSTEIHKTSSVE, encoded by the coding sequence ATGAATTCAAAAAAAATAGCGTACTCTATTCTGGAACTGGCCGTTCTTCCCAAAGGGAGCTCTATTAACCAAGTTTATAAAAACACGGTTGCCCTTGCCCAAAAAGCCGAGGCTTTGGGTTATGAACGGATGTGGTTTGCAGAACACCATAACATGCCTGCCATTACCAGTAGTGCTCCCGAAATTTTAATTGGCCATGTGGCGCAGCACACCTCTACTTTACGTGTAGGTTCGGGAGGGGTAATGTTGCCCAACCACTCCCCTTTTGTTGTTGCCGAAAAATTCGGAACCTTGGGAAATTTGTTCCCCAACCGTATCGATTTGGGACTGGGCAGGGCTCCTGGCACCGACCAACAAACGGCCCACGCCATTAATCCAGGGTTTATCGAGGCTACGCATTCTTTTCCGAGCGATATTGAAAAAATTCAGAACTATTTTTCAACCGACAACAAAACATCCAAAGTAAGGGTGACTTTGGCCGAAGGGGTGGATGTGCCCATTTACATTCTTGGTTCAAGTACCAGTAGTGCCCGATTGGCCGCCCAAAAAGGATTGCCCTACGCCTTTGCCAGTCATTTTGCAACGGCCCAACTCTTCAATGCCCTAGAAATTTACAGGGAGCAGTTTCAACCTTCGGAAGCATTACAAGAACCTTATGTTATTGCAGGTATCAACGTAATCATAGCCGATACCGATGAGGAAGCGGAACGTTTGTATACATCGGCTTTAAGAATGGTCATTAATATTTTGTCGGGAACCCAAAGCGAGTTTATTGAACCTCCCACCGAAATGAGCACGAGTTTACAAGAGGTACGACAGCACCCTGCCATTATGCAAATGACGCGATATTCTTTTGTAGGCAGTAAGGAAACGGTAAAAAAACAGGTTCAGAGCTTTATTGACGAAACACAGGTTGATGAAGTCATTGTATCATCCATAATGTACAATGCCGAAGACCGATTAAAATCTGCAGAACTATTCGCCGAGATTATGATGGAAATCAATAAAAGTACCGAAATTCATAAAACATCTTCTGTGGAGTGA
- a CDS encoding Gfo/Idh/MocA family protein: MKNNSNKRRKFLRQIGATTLASAATPFASFAAQKKAEERMLRYEKGFSNNDKVRIGVIGYGVQGHFDLSTALKVPGVELAGICDLYKGRLTRAQEEFGKDLYVTRSYKALLDRDDIDAVLICTTDVWHSQITLDALAKGKHVYLEKPMMHKIEEGYPMMKAAKKSGKVVQIGSQRVSSVGYAKAKELLAAGEIGNLNMVQAAWDRQSSIGAWEYTIPDDASAETTDWDTFVEVTDKMEFDAKKFFWWRAFKEFGTGVAGDLYIHLLSGTHFITNSKGPEDIYSTGQFSYWKDGRNMPDVMSGVMQYPDSEEHPAFQLNLRVNFISGTGGQEIIQMIGSEGTITINGNDITVGYSKMPEAPGFGGYDSVFTFPEEMQNRMMADYNAKWTKAQQKKHPKGDVIYKAPEGYSAHLDHFTNFFDAIRSGKEVVEDAEFGFRAAAPALACNTSYFDKKIMTWDPINMKLV; encoded by the coding sequence ATGAAAAACAATTCAAACAAAAGAAGAAAGTTTTTACGACAGATAGGAGCCACTACTTTGGCCTCTGCTGCCACCCCATTCGCATCTTTTGCAGCACAAAAAAAAGCAGAAGAGCGCATGTTACGATATGAAAAAGGATTTTCCAATAACGATAAAGTAAGAATTGGTGTAATCGGGTACGGAGTACAGGGCCATTTTGACCTAAGTACCGCCCTAAAGGTTCCAGGAGTTGAACTTGCGGGCATCTGTGATCTGTACAAAGGCAGGTTAACCCGGGCTCAAGAAGAATTTGGAAAAGACCTCTATGTTACCCGAAGCTATAAAGCTCTTTTGGATAGGGATGATATTGACGCCGTGCTTATTTGTACTACCGATGTTTGGCATTCCCAAATAACCTTGGATGCCCTTGCCAAAGGCAAGCACGTGTATCTGGAAAAACCCATGATGCACAAAATTGAAGAGGGTTATCCGATGATGAAAGCGGCCAAAAAATCGGGCAAAGTAGTTCAAATAGGTAGCCAACGGGTAAGTAGCGTTGGGTATGCCAAGGCCAAAGAGCTTTTGGCCGCAGGGGAAATAGGCAATCTTAACATGGTGCAGGCAGCTTGGGACCGTCAAAGTTCCATCGGGGCATGGGAATATACCATTCCTGACGATGCCAGTGCAGAAACCACGGATTGGGACACCTTTGTAGAGGTAACCGACAAAATGGAGTTTGATGCCAAAAAATTCTTTTGGTGGAGGGCTTTTAAGGAATTTGGCACAGGTGTAGCTGGTGATCTTTACATCCATTTATTAAGTGGAACCCATTTTATTACCAATTCCAAAGGGCCAGAAGATATTTATAGTACAGGGCAATTCAGTTATTGGAAAGATGGTAGAAACATGCCCGATGTGATGTCCGGTGTAATGCAATACCCGGATAGTGAAGAACACCCTGCATTTCAATTAAATCTGCGCGTAAACTTTATCAGCGGTACGGGAGGCCAGGAAATCATACAAATGATAGGCTCCGAAGGTACCATTACCATAAACGGGAACGATATTACCGTGGGGTACAGCAAAATGCCCGAAGCTCCAGGTTTTGGCGGGTACGACTCGGTATTTACCTTTCCAGAGGAAATGCAAAACCGAATGATGGCCGATTATAACGCCAAATGGACCAAGGCGCAACAAAAGAAACACCCAAAAGGCGATGTTATTTACAAAGCACCTGAAGGCTATAGTGCCCATTTGGACCATTTTACCAATTTCTTTGATGCCATAAGGTCTGGAAAAGAAGTGGTGGAAGATGCTGAGTTTGGCTTTAGGGCAGCGGCTCCAGCCTTGGCTTGTAACACCAGTTATTTTGATAAGAAAATCATGACCTGGGATCCCATAAATATGAAATTGGTCTAA